The Solirubrobacterales bacterium genome has a window encoding:
- a CDS encoding FIST N-terminal domain-containing protein — MAVRIAVGLSESFDAVEAFSEASADAARKLGAPCDLCLLFAGAPHLGHGKWILSTVHEQLEPRHLIGCGAGGVVGAGREIEEGPAAAVWAASMPQAEIATHHFEVEQDDEGFRVLGLESLSQEPLGDDPAAAPASRSDCMLVLADPYSFATEALLDRVNLLRPSMPVLGGLASASAVGSASLFRNGDVLNGGAVACSLSGVGVLPCVSQGAAPVGPEMTITAAHDSVIEELASKPAIERLREALGSLDAHEQQLAATGLMLGIVIDENKPEYERGDFLVRPIIAADGEAGTIALGERIRVGQTVRMHIRDGASADEDLRAALGAQVKALGSAQAAGALVFTCNGRGSHMFEIADHDATAIEDALGVPAGGFFCAGEIGPVGGRNFLHGFTATLAVFAAE, encoded by the coding sequence GTGGCCGTCAGGATCGCCGTTGGACTCTCCGAGAGCTTCGATGCGGTCGAGGCGTTTTCCGAAGCGTCTGCGGATGCGGCCCGGAAGCTGGGCGCTCCGTGTGATCTCTGCCTGCTGTTCGCAGGGGCCCCGCACCTGGGTCATGGCAAGTGGATCCTGTCCACGGTCCACGAGCAGCTCGAGCCACGTCATCTGATCGGCTGCGGGGCCGGTGGCGTGGTGGGCGCCGGCCGTGAGATCGAGGAGGGACCTGCCGCAGCCGTGTGGGCGGCGTCGATGCCGCAGGCCGAGATCGCCACCCATCACTTCGAGGTGGAGCAGGACGACGAGGGCTTTCGGGTCCTCGGTCTCGAATCCCTGAGCCAGGAGCCCTTGGGCGATGACCCGGCCGCCGCGCCCGCCAGTCGAAGCGATTGCATGCTGGTGCTCGCCGACCCGTACAGCTTCGCGACCGAGGCGCTTCTCGACCGGGTCAACCTGCTGCGACCGAGCATGCCGGTGCTGGGCGGCCTCGCCAGCGCCTCGGCGGTCGGCTCAGCCTCGTTGTTTCGGAATGGCGACGTCCTCAACGGCGGCGCTGTGGCCTGCTCTCTGTCGGGTGTCGGGGTCCTGCCATGCGTTTCCCAGGGAGCCGCCCCGGTTGGTCCCGAGATGACGATCACAGCGGCGCACGACAGCGTGATCGAGGAGCTGGCATCGAAGCCGGCGATCGAGCGGCTTCGCGAGGCGCTCGGCAGCCTGGATGCGCACGAGCAGCAGTTGGCCGCTACGGGTCTGATGCTCGGCATCGTGATCGACGAGAACAAGCCGGAGTACGAGCGTGGCGACTTCCTGGTGCGGCCGATCATCGCCGCCGACGGTGAGGCAGGCACGATCGCGCTGGGTGAGCGGATCCGGGTCGGCCAGACGGTGCGCATGCACATTCGCGACGGCGCCTCGGCGGATGAGGACCTGCGCGCCGCGCTCGGCGCGCAGGTCAAGGCGCTCGGCTCCGCCCAGGCGGCGGGCGCGCTGGTCTTCACCTGCAATGGCCGCGGCTCTCACATGTTCGAGATCGCCGATCACGACGCGACGGCGATCGAGGATGCGCTCGGCGTTCCGGCCGGCGGCTTCTTCTGCGCGGGCGAGATCGGCCCGGTCGGCGGCCGCAACTTCCTGCACGGCTTCACGGCGACGCTGGCCGTGTTCGCCGCCGAGTAA
- the thrC gene encoding threonine synthase: MPPPLIERYRERLPLEQGDPVVSLNEGSTPLIEAPTISERVGANVYLKLEGANPTGSFKDRGMTVAVSRAKGAGAEAIICASTGNTAASAAAYAARAGLRGAVIVPEGKIAIGKLAQALMHGARVIALRGNFDQALEIVRELSRRHPVELVNSINPYRIEGQKTAAFEACDELGGAPDALAIPVGNAGNITAWWRGFQEYGEAPVMYGFQAEGAAPLVHGKPVAEPETIASAIRIGNPARWEEAMDAVTGSRGRMAAVSDEQILDAYRLIASREGVFCEPASAASVAGILAHGLPAPDGGDPPASVICVLTGHGLKDPDTALGKAPQVIGCEADIAAVERVVFD; encoded by the coding sequence ATGCCCCCACCCCTGATTGAGCGTTACAGGGAGCGGCTGCCGCTCGAGCAGGGCGATCCCGTCGTCAGCCTGAACGAGGGATCGACGCCGCTGATCGAGGCGCCGACGATCTCCGAGCGTGTGGGCGCGAATGTGTACCTGAAGCTTGAGGGCGCCAATCCCACCGGGAGCTTCAAGGACCGGGGGATGACCGTGGCCGTATCGCGGGCGAAGGGAGCGGGCGCGGAGGCGATCATCTGCGCCTCCACAGGGAACACCGCGGCGAGCGCGGCGGCGTACGCGGCGCGTGCCGGGCTGCGGGGCGCGGTGATCGTGCCGGAGGGGAAGATCGCGATCGGCAAGCTCGCTCAGGCACTGATGCACGGAGCGCGGGTGATTGCGCTGCGCGGCAACTTCGACCAGGCGCTCGAGATCGTGCGCGAACTGTCAAGGCGTCACCCGGTGGAGCTCGTCAACTCGATCAACCCCTATCGGATCGAGGGCCAGAAAACGGCAGCGTTTGAGGCCTGTGACGAGCTCGGCGGCGCCCCGGACGCGCTCGCCATCCCGGTCGGCAATGCCGGCAACATCACCGCCTGGTGGCGGGGTTTTCAGGAGTACGGGGAGGCGCCGGTCATGTACGGCTTCCAGGCGGAGGGGGCAGCCCCCCTGGTCCACGGCAAGCCGGTTGCCGAGCCGGAGACGATCGCCTCGGCCATCCGAATCGGCAACCCAGCTCGCTGGGAGGAGGCAATGGACGCCGTAACCGGCTCACGGGGGCGGATGGCGGCGGTCTCGGACGAGCAGATCCTCGACGCCTACCGGCTGATCGCCTCGCGCGAGGGCGTCTTCTGCGAGCCGGCCTCTGCGGCATCCGTCGCCGGGATCCTCGCCCACGGACTCCCGGCGCCGGACGGTGGCGACCCGCCGGCCTCGGTCATCTGCGTGCTCACGGGGCACGGGCTGAAGGATCCCGACACGGCGCTGGGCAAGGCTCCCCAGGTGATCGGCTGCGAGGCGGACATCGCGGCCGTCGAGCGGGTGGTCTTCGACTAA
- a CDS encoding homoserine dehydrogenase, whose protein sequence is MTDPVRIGLLGRGTVGDAFHRLLAERADAVETAAGRRPEVAGVLRRSEGDFDAILEASEIVVELIGGTEPAREYVLRALRAGRHVVTANKQLIAQFGDELFDAARESGVQLRFEAAVAGVVPVIRVIQESLAATEITKVFGIVNGTTNFILTEMANTGASYTDALRRAQELGYAEADPSDDVGGADAAAKMAILARLAFGAPVALADVSYAGITEIQPDDIAYAKEFGLSLKLLGVAERRDGGISVRVFPCFLYAHHPLAPIEGPFNAVMVEAPTITEITMSGPGAGGVETASAVLGDVVSILSGRAPVHVAGESLEIVSDISSAFYLHLEVADRPGVLAQVADVLGRNEVSVRSVVQRGLGDEARLVMVMHEGRESSFFASLAEIGGLEFVRAQPRAIRVIEEEFV, encoded by the coding sequence GGCTCCTTGGCCGTGGGACCGTTGGAGATGCGTTCCACCGGCTGCTTGCGGAGCGCGCTGACGCGGTCGAGACCGCCGCTGGGCGGCGGCCCGAGGTCGCGGGTGTGCTGCGCCGCTCCGAGGGCGATTTCGACGCCATCCTCGAGGCCTCGGAGATCGTCGTCGAGCTGATCGGCGGCACCGAACCGGCGAGGGAGTACGTGCTGCGGGCGCTGCGGGCGGGCCGGCACGTGGTCACTGCGAACAAGCAGCTGATCGCGCAGTTCGGTGACGAGCTGTTCGACGCGGCCCGCGAGTCCGGCGTTCAGCTCCGCTTCGAGGCGGCCGTGGCCGGGGTGGTGCCGGTGATCCGGGTGATCCAAGAAAGCCTCGCTGCGACGGAGATCACCAAGGTGTTCGGGATCGTGAACGGCACCACCAACTTCATCCTCACCGAAATGGCCAATACCGGCGCCTCCTACACGGATGCCCTGCGGCGGGCCCAGGAGCTGGGTTATGCCGAGGCGGATCCTTCCGACGATGTGGGTGGGGCTGACGCGGCAGCCAAGATGGCGATCCTCGCCAGGCTTGCCTTCGGCGCCCCGGTGGCCCTTGCCGACGTCTCGTATGCGGGCATCACCGAGATCCAACCCGACGACATCGCCTATGCCAAGGAGTTCGGGCTGTCCTTGAAGCTGCTCGGGGTCGCCGAGCGGCGCGACGGCGGGATCAGCGTACGGGTGTTCCCTTGCTTCCTTTATGCGCACCACCCCCTGGCCCCGATCGAGGGGCCTTTCAATGCCGTGATGGTGGAGGCGCCGACGATCACGGAGATCACCATGTCGGGGCCGGGGGCGGGCGGGGTCGAGACCGCCTCCGCGGTGCTCGGCGACGTGGTCTCCATCCTCTCCGGCAGGGCTCCGGTACACGTGGCTGGGGAGTCGCTCGAGATCGTGAGCGACATCAGCTCTGCGTTCTACCTCCACCTCGAGGTGGCCGACCGACCCGGGGTGCTCGCGCAGGTTGCGGACGTCCTGGGACGCAACGAGGTCTCGGTGCGCAGCGTCGTCCAGCGGGGATTGGGCGATGAGGCGCGATTGGTGATGGTGATGCACGAAGGCCGGGAGTCGTCGTTCTTTGCCTCTCTCGCCGAGATCGGGGGCTTGGAGTTCGTTCGCGCCCAGCCCCGCGCCATCCGGGTGATCGAGGAAGAGTTTGTTTAG
- the secA gene encoding preprotein translocase subunit SecA — translation MAKGLIDRALRLGEARQFKEYERRVASINRIEPEMELLGDEEIRKEADELRQRARNGEPLDDLLPEAFALCREAARRTLGQRHFDVQLIGGQVLHDGAIAEMKTGEGKTLTATLAVFLDTLPGTPVHLVTVNDYLARRDAEWMGQIYEALGVSVGVIQSQDEPAARQRAYACDVVYGTNSEFGFDYLRDNMAASLEHCVQREHVYAIVDEVDNILIDEARTPLIISGAPEAAAELYYTFARLAKQLVGEPTKEKLKSLGEDRDTSNVDYDYEYDEKHKTVAPTEPGVAKAERFLGVDNLYVSEHGTLVNHLIQSLKAQSLYSRDDEYAVIDGEVKIVDEFTGRILEGRRWSEGLHQAIEAKEGVAIREENQTLATITLQNYFRLYDKLAGMTGTALTEAQEFMKIYEMPVVDIPTNEPMVRDDHNDQIYKTKTGKWKAVASEITDRHEQGQPILVGTISVEVSEMLSGELTRQGIEHVVLNAKPEHAQREGETIAQAGRIGAVTIATNMAGRGVDIKLGGDPEQLAKAELRKLGLSAEDESYEQELSELLPRFKERCEAEGDKVIEGGGLFICGTERHESRRIDNQLRGRSGRQGDPGESRFYLSAEDELIRLFAGDRIYKILDRLGPVDEHGEEYPLEAKMLSRTVENAQKKVEQQNFLIRKRVLEYDDVMNEQRRVIYKYRREILEGRDMSDVAREETGEVVTRLVEEYTPGEVFEDWDLGGLATQAAQLWPLGADLSQVDATRSDREAIASVLTEDALSAYDRREQELGAELMRYLERQILLQIIDNRWREHLFEMDYLREGIHLRGFAQIDPLVAYKNEGFTMFEELMNSIWGEFARIIFHVEVNVEPADFQPEPEARPEELQYAGGGPEQPSALQQAAGAATVAAAGAVTAGDGAAGGGAAAAGDGMGQGTAENPATVVKSDREKIGRNDPCWCGSGKKYKKCHGA, via the coding sequence GTGGCTAAGGGCCTGATAGATCGCGCGCTGCGGCTTGGCGAGGCGCGCCAGTTCAAGGAGTACGAGCGGCGGGTGGCCTCGATCAACCGGATCGAGCCAGAGATGGAGCTGCTCGGCGACGAGGAGATCCGCAAGGAAGCCGACGAGCTGCGCCAGCGAGCGCGCAACGGCGAGCCGCTCGATGACCTTCTCCCGGAGGCGTTCGCGCTGTGCCGCGAAGCCGCGCGCCGGACGCTCGGGCAGCGACACTTCGATGTCCAGCTGATCGGCGGCCAGGTGTTGCACGACGGAGCGATCGCCGAGATGAAGACCGGCGAGGGGAAGACGCTGACCGCGACGCTGGCCGTGTTCCTCGACACCCTTCCCGGCACGCCGGTTCACCTGGTCACCGTCAACGACTACCTGGCCCGTCGGGACGCCGAGTGGATGGGGCAGATCTACGAGGCCTTGGGGGTCAGCGTCGGCGTGATCCAGTCGCAGGACGAACCCGCTGCTCGCCAGCGGGCGTATGCCTGCGACGTGGTCTACGGGACCAACTCGGAGTTCGGCTTCGACTATCTGAGGGACAACATGGCGGCCTCACTGGAGCATTGCGTCCAGCGCGAGCACGTCTACGCGATCGTGGACGAGGTCGACAACATCCTGATCGACGAGGCTCGCACACCGCTGATCATCTCGGGCGCCCCCGAGGCGGCGGCCGAGCTCTATTACACCTTCGCGCGGCTCGCCAAGCAGCTGGTGGGCGAGCCCACAAAGGAGAAGCTGAAGTCGCTGGGGGAGGACCGTGATACCTCCAACGTCGACTACGACTACGAGTACGACGAGAAGCACAAGACCGTCGCGCCAACGGAGCCGGGCGTTGCCAAGGCGGAGCGCTTCCTGGGCGTCGACAACCTGTACGTGTCGGAGCACGGCACTCTCGTCAACCACCTGATCCAGTCGCTGAAGGCCCAGTCGCTGTACAGCCGCGATGACGAGTACGCGGTGATCGACGGTGAGGTGAAGATCGTCGACGAGTTCACGGGGCGAATCCTCGAGGGGCGCCGCTGGTCGGAGGGCCTCCATCAGGCGATCGAGGCCAAGGAGGGCGTGGCGATCCGGGAGGAGAACCAGACCCTCGCGACCATCACGCTCCAGAACTACTTCCGCCTCTACGACAAGCTCGCGGGCATGACCGGCACCGCGCTGACCGAGGCGCAGGAGTTCATGAAGATCTACGAGATGCCCGTAGTCGACATCCCGACCAACGAGCCCATGGTCCGCGATGACCACAACGATCAGATCTACAAGACCAAGACCGGCAAGTGGAAGGCTGTGGCCTCGGAGATCACCGACCGCCACGAGCAGGGCCAGCCGATCCTCGTCGGGACGATCTCGGTCGAGGTCTCGGAAATGCTCTCCGGCGAGCTCACCCGCCAAGGCATCGAGCACGTCGTCCTCAACGCCAAGCCCGAGCACGCTCAGCGCGAGGGCGAGACGATCGCCCAGGCAGGGCGCATCGGGGCGGTGACGATCGCCACCAACATGGCGGGCCGCGGCGTCGACATCAAGCTGGGCGGCGACCCCGAGCAGCTCGCAAAGGCGGAGCTGCGAAAGCTCGGTCTCTCCGCCGAAGACGAGAGCTACGAGCAAGAGCTGTCGGAGCTTCTGCCCAGGTTCAAGGAGCGGTGCGAGGCCGAGGGGGACAAAGTGATCGAGGGGGGCGGGTTGTTCATCTGTGGCACCGAGCGCCACGAGTCGCGGCGGATCGACAACCAGCTCCGCGGTCGCTCCGGACGCCAGGGCGATCCCGGCGAGTCGCGCTTCTATCTATCCGCGGAGGACGAGCTGATCCGCCTCTTTGCCGGTGACCGGATCTACAAGATCCTCGACCGGCTTGGCCCTGTCGACGAGCACGGCGAGGAATACCCGCTGGAGGCGAAGATGCTCAGCCGCACGGTCGAGAACGCCCAGAAGAAGGTCGAGCAGCAGAACTTCCTGATCCGCAAGCGCGTGCTCGAGTACGACGACGTCATGAACGAGCAGCGCCGGGTGATCTACAAGTACCGCCGCGAGATCCTCGAGGGGCGGGACATGTCCGACGTCGCTCGCGAGGAAACCGGCGAGGTGGTGACGCGGCTGGTCGAGGAGTACACGCCCGGCGAGGTGTTCGAGGACTGGGACCTCGGGGGGCTCGCGACCCAGGCGGCCCAGCTGTGGCCTTTGGGCGCTGACCTGAGCCAGGTGGACGCGACGCGCTCGGATCGCGAAGCGATCGCAAGCGTCTTGACCGAGGACGCCCTTTCCGCCTACGACCGCCGCGAGCAGGAGCTGGGCGCCGAGCTGATGCGCTACCTGGAGCGCCAGATCCTGCTGCAGATCATCGACAACCGCTGGCGGGAGCACCTCTTCGAAATGGATTACCTGCGCGAGGGCATCCATCTGCGCGGCTTCGCCCAGATCGACCCGCTGGTCGCCTACAAGAACGAGGGCTTCACGATGTTCGAGGAGCTGATGAACTCGATCTGGGGCGAGTTCGCGCGGATCATCTTCCACGTGGAGGTGAACGTCGAGCCCGCGGACTTCCAGCCGGAGCCGGAGGCGCGGCCGGAAGAGCTCCAATACGCCGGCGGGGGCCCGGAGCAGCCGTCCGCGCTCCAGCAGGCGGCTGGAGCGGCGACCGTGGCGGCGGCGGGCGCCGTGACCGCGGGCGACGGGGCCGCGGGCGGCGGGGCCGCGGCGGCGGGCGATGGGATGGGTCAGGGGACTGCGGAGAACCCGGCGACCGTGGTGAAGTCCGACCGCGAGAAGATCGGTCGCAACGATCCCTGCTGGTGCGGGTCCGGCAAGAAGTACAAGAAGTGCCACGGGGCCTGA
- a CDS encoding nuclear transport factor 2 family protein codes for MSDQDLEAVRAFIDGFNEQDFDLFLSVLDERVELHTLKLGLITGHEEARRWATKQPGGLQQRLVIEDLRPSGDQVLALLRQEWRWEEGQELAEENEAAALFTLHDGRIVRWRPFADRAEALAAAGVEPAEDGR; via the coding sequence GTGTCGGATCAGGACCTCGAGGCAGTCCGCGCGTTCATTGACGGATTCAACGAGCAGGATTTCGACCTGTTTCTGTCCGTCCTGGATGAACGGGTCGAGCTCCACACGCTGAAGCTTGGGTTGATCACGGGCCATGAGGAGGCACGGCGGTGGGCGACCAAGCAGCCCGGCGGGCTGCAGCAGCGGCTGGTGATCGAGGATCTGCGACCAAGCGGCGACCAGGTGCTGGCGCTGCTTCGCCAGGAGTGGCGCTGGGAAGAGGGCCAAGAGCTTGCGGAGGAGAACGAGGCGGCGGCGCTGTTCACCTTGCACGATGGGAGGATCGTTCGCTGGCGTCCCTTCGCCGACCGCGCGGAGGCCCTCGCTGCGGCCGGCGTGGAGCCCGCCGAGGACGGTCGGTGA
- the prfB gene encoding peptide chain release factor 2 (programmed frameshift), whose protein sequence is MTEPVSKESASERIADVREGLTLLADYLDPSGLAADLERLEGEMQRPGFWDDSEQAARISAEHASGQRRLETFRSLEADVADLDELAELSADDAELAGELDGQLRSIEKRLETLEEARLFNGRYDAGDAVVTVRSGAGGTDSQDWAEMLLRMYLRWAERRGLPTEMKEASPGDEAGLKSGTFIVRGENAYGLFAAERGVHRLVRLSPFDAAHRRHTSFAEVDVGPLVDDAVEVDIDEEDLRVDTYRASGAGGQHVNKTDSAVRITHLPTGIVVQCQNERSQAQNKATAMRLLRARLLELEERKRAEELAAERGEQKDVGWGSQIRSYVLHPSQRVKDHRTGHEVGDAQRVLDGDLDGFVREYLLRSADSGESA, encoded by the exons ATGACCGAGCCCGTCTCCAAAGAGAGCGCGTCAGAGCGGATCGCGGATGTCCGCGAGGGGTTGACCCTGCTCGCGGACTACCTT GACCCTTCAGGGCTCGCTGCTGACCTAGAGCGGCTCGAGGGCGAGATGCAGCGCCCCGGGTTCTGGGACGACTCCGAGCAGGCGGCCCGCATCTCGGCCGAACACGCCAGCGGCCAGCGTCGGCTCGAGACCTTCCGCTCGCTCGAGGCCGACGTCGCCGACCTCGACGAGCTTGCCGAGCTGTCGGCCGACGACGCCGAGCTTGCCGGCGAGCTCGACGGCCAGCTCCGCTCGATCGAGAAGCGGCTGGAGACCCTCGAGGAGGCGCGCCTCTTCAACGGCCGGTACGACGCGGGCGACGCGGTGGTCACGGTGCGTTCCGGGGCCGGCGGGACCGACTCTCAGGACTGGGCCGAGATGCTGCTCCGCATGTACCTGCGATGGGCCGAGAGGCGCGGACTCCCGACCGAGATGAAGGAGGCGTCTCCCGGTGACGAGGCGGGCCTCAAGTCGGGCACGTTCATCGTCCGTGGCGAGAACGCATACGGCCTGTTCGCGGCCGAGCGCGGCGTCCATCGCCTGGTCCGCCTGTCGCCGTTCGACGCCGCCCACCGCCGCCACACGAGCTTCGCCGAGGTGGACGTGGGGCCGCTCGTCGACGACGCCGTGGAGGTGGACATCGACGAGGAGGATCTGCGCGTCGACACGTACCGCGCGTCGGGCGCCGGAGGGCAACACGTGAACAAGACCGATTCGGCCGTGCGGATCACCCACCTGCCGACCGGAATCGTCGTCCAGTGCCAGAACGAGCGCTCCCAGGCGCAGAACAAGGCGACCGCCATGCGCCTGCTGCGCGCCCGGCTGCTCGAGCTGGAGGAGCGAAAGAGGGCCGAGGAGCTGGCGGCCGAGCGAGGCGAGCAGAAGGACGTCGGCTGGGGCTCTCAGATCCGCAGCTACGTCCTGCACCCCTCCCAGCGCGTCAAGGATCACCGAACCGGCCACGAGGTGGGCGACGCGCAGCGCGTGCTCGACGGCGACCTGGACGGGTTCGTGCGTGAGTACCTGTTGCGGAGCGCTGACTCCGGGGAAAGCGCCTGA
- the nadC gene encoding carboxylating nicotinate-nucleotide diphosphorylase, producing MRISDRREVRDLVARALAEDLGPGDITSKAVVAANAGARARIVQKEPGVVFGLEVAAEAFSQAGAVSFEALQPEAHWRDSVPTDLALASGPARALLAAERTALNLLCHLSGVATLTARFVQAVSGSRAKILDTRKTTPGLRWLEKAAVAAGGGRNHRMGLQDAVLIKENHIALAGGLAEAVRRAREAEPEREIEVECRNAEDVEAALGTGAERLLLDNMTADELRAAVVERDAAGRAHGPVATLEASGRVRLDNVAEVAATGVDFISVGALTHSAPALDLSMVLEPAA from the coding sequence ATGCGGATCTCAGATCGCCGCGAGGTGCGAGATCTCGTCGCACGCGCGCTGGCAGAGGACCTGGGGCCGGGGGACATCACCTCCAAGGCCGTGGTTGCGGCGAACGCCGGCGCAAGGGCGCGGATCGTGCAGAAGGAGCCAGGCGTGGTTTTCGGGCTCGAGGTCGCCGCCGAGGCCTTCTCCCAAGCGGGAGCGGTGAGCTTCGAGGCGCTTCAGCCGGAGGCCCACTGGCGCGACTCGGTTCCCACCGACCTCGCGCTGGCGAGCGGCCCGGCCCGGGCACTCCTGGCCGCCGAGCGCACGGCGCTCAACCTGCTCTGCCACCTGTCGGGGGTGGCGACGCTCACGGCCCGTTTCGTCCAGGCTGTCAGCGGAAGCCGGGCGAAGATCCTCGACACGCGGAAGACAACCCCCGGCTTGCGGTGGCTCGAGAAGGCTGCGGTCGCAGCCGGCGGTGGGCGCAACCACCGCATGGGCCTGCAAGATGCCGTCCTGATCAAGGAGAACCACATCGCGCTTGCCGGCGGGCTCGCCGAGGCGGTGCGCCGCGCCCGCGAGGCGGAGCCGGAGCGCGAGATCGAGGTCGAGTGCCGAAACGCCGAGGATGTCGAGGCGGCGCTCGGCACGGGCGCCGAGCGCCTGTTGCTCGACAACATGACCGCGGACGAGCTGCGCGCGGCGGTCGTGGAGCGTGACGCGGCCGGACGGGCCCACGGCCCCGTGGCTACGCTCGAGGCCTCCGGCCGGGTTCGCCTCGACAATGTCGCCGAGGTGGCCGCGACCGGAGTCGACTTCATCTCGGTTGGCGCCCTGACCCACTCTGCCCCGGCGCTGGACCTGAGCATGGTGCTCGAGCCCGCAGCCTGA
- a CDS encoding DNA-3-methyladenine glycosylase I, with amino-acid sequence MAVETALRPGDDGRPRCWWATASPEYVDYHDAEWGRPVLDDRGLYERLCLEAFQAGLSWLTILRKREAFRAAFGAFELERVAAFDDADLKRLLADEGIVRNRAKIQAAIGNAGAALRLREAGDSLTELIWSFRPQRHATPRSRSDLPAATPESDAMAKELRRRGFCFVGPTTAYALMQACGLVNDHLAGCAIRDKVEAERRRPKRPARL; translated from the coding sequence CTGGCGGTTGAAACGGCGCTGAGGCCAGGGGACGACGGGCGCCCGCGTTGCTGGTGGGCGACCGCATCGCCTGAGTACGTCGACTACCACGATGCCGAGTGGGGCCGCCCGGTCCTCGACGACCGAGGCCTGTACGAGCGCCTCTGTCTGGAAGCGTTCCAAGCCGGCCTGTCGTGGCTGACGATCCTCCGCAAGCGCGAGGCGTTCCGGGCCGCGTTCGGCGCCTTCGAGCTCGAACGGGTCGCGGCCTTCGACGACGCTGACCTGAAGCGGTTGCTGGCCGACGAAGGGATCGTCCGCAATCGAGCCAAGATCCAGGCCGCGATCGGGAATGCCGGCGCCGCGCTGCGGCTGCGGGAGGCCGGCGATTCGCTGACGGAGCTGATCTGGTCGTTTCGCCCCCAGCGGCACGCCACGCCGCGGTCCCGCTCGGATCTTCCGGCGGCGACCCCTGAGTCCGACGCCATGGCCAAGGAGCTGCGGCGGCGCGGCTTTTGCTTCGTCGGACCGACGACCGCCTACGCACTGATGCAGGCGTGTGGGCTGGTCAACGACCACCTCGCGGGGTGCGCCATCCGCGACAAGGTGGAGGCCGAGCGCAGGCGGCCTAAGCGACCCGCCCGCCTCTAA
- the raiA gene encoding ribosome-associated translation inhibitor RaiA, giving the protein MRIEVRGRNTDVTDELRGHVEKRFSRIGQQVSELAVLEVELSEERNPSIADSQVAEATLHLKRATLRAREATPEMLHSIHEIAEDLRRQVKRHRDKRRKRSQTRRLIARVRGRPA; this is encoded by the coding sequence ATGCGGATCGAGGTCAGGGGACGGAACACGGACGTCACCGATGAGCTTCGCGGCCACGTCGAGAAGCGGTTCTCCCGGATCGGCCAGCAGGTATCTGAGCTCGCCGTCCTGGAGGTCGAGCTCAGCGAGGAGCGCAATCCATCGATCGCCGACAGCCAGGTCGCCGAGGCCACCCTGCATCTGAAGCGGGCGACGCTGCGCGCCCGGGAGGCAACGCCCGAGATGCTCCACTCCATCCACGAGATCGCCGAGGACCTGCGCCGCCAGGTCAAGCGCCATCGCGACAAGCGCCGCAAGCGCTCCCAGACCCGCCGCTTGATCGCACGCGTCCGCGGCCGCCCGGCTTAA